The following DNA comes from Tachypleus tridentatus isolate NWPU-2018 chromosome 9, ASM421037v1, whole genome shotgun sequence.
ttaaccagagaaacctttctcaaatgacatcatcttgtatcagtattctttgacattgagaaggcttttGATAAAAGATGTAAGtatggcatcttgcgagacctccatttatatggttACATGGCCATATGcctgtttttattgaaaattttttaatgtacaggtgattccaagttcatgtgggttcatcacttttccgttcttttctacaggaacttggagtccttcagggctgtattttgagtgttatatttttctttataaagattaatgtcatcactgaagaAATCCCTCTTAGTGTTGCAAACTGGctttatgtcgacgactttcacatgtcgtgtcagttgtttaacatgaggtatattgaacggCAGCTACAGACAaccctcagtcatttactgaagtgggccgcagcaaatagttttaacttctctctctctaaaactgtttgcatgcacttttgctaccaatggggtatttaccctgatcctgaactccgtatcggtgaagttatGCTACCTGTGGTACGTGGGActaagtttttggggcttatttTTTGATTGTCaattgacctttataccacacaccaagcagctacaggtcaaatgtacaagagcactgaacatcctctatgCCCTCTTTTCCATCTCTTGGGgaacagatcaatgttctatgttaaagatgtattgtgctcttatttgattgaaactagGCTATGGGTCACTGGTCATtgactctgccaggacctcggctttgaagatgctggaccccattcatcatcagggacttcagctctgcactggacTTTTTGCACTTACCTATtttagagcttatacacagaCTCATGAACCTTttctacacctctgccatttgcaactgtctttattgtcTGCTTTGAAACTTTGTCCCTCACCatgtcctttacaacttgtattactgtagtttttctcttaccacttTAGACTAGATATAacaattggatttaatgctatttatggttttaatttaaaaattcaactttgttttgttttaccttaatttccttttatgaattttaataattttactttaattttaaatttttactggatgtttggcacatatagcttagttgctttgtgACATAAAACACCAAGCCAACCAGCCAACCAATATATACACGTACACACATGTAATCATTAGAAATAATTTTAGTCCAGATTTTCCTAAACATTTCTTGTACATTGCTATATAAACTTTCTTGTAGGTATGAAAATTAAAGCTTGTGTTTATGTAAGATTTGTATaaaccatataaatattttacatctatATAGATAGAATACCTGTGAAATAAGAATTATCAAACTTTGTGGTATACAACGTCTAAAAAATGctaattatttcattgttaaaagcACTCGTGAAATTTTTCAAAGTGAAGGCTAATCAAATCTcagtttgtgaaaaattatttggAATATGAGTTTTTTTTTGGTTGAGtttcatatttctgtttttattatccATTTTTATATAACCAGTATCTCCTGTCTCTTCATTCAGAATAATTTGTCAACTGAACTTGTGCTGTTTTACTACATTTTTCCTGTTTACTGGCTGTTGACTATTCCTTTATCTTGTAGTGCTATTTACCTACAGGTTGTTTCTGTTCTAAACACAGCTATTTAGATGAAAGTTAGGCTTACttctctttcttttcaaatattctgCCACCATATTGTGATTTTGaatcaataaaatataagaattgcTACTTAGAgctttatttttagaaacagtttgtttatattttatctcatttattttcattgtactaCTTATGAATGTCATTCATGTAGCATTCAGTGTTGTTTACGGAGGTGGACAATATTTGGTATTGGTAATGAAATAGTAACCCAAGCAACACAATGGCCACTTGTCCCCAACTGTGTTTGCTGCCAGCAGGCAAAAAAACATTTGAGTGTGATAGTTTGTTCTTTGCACATGTGTTggaaatataactaaaacaaaaggaaatttCCCCAGTCAAAAACGAAGTAATCATGGGTGTaacttttgaaaaaaacatacaaaaacacaaaGGTAGACAAGCTACAAAACATTTATGAGAGTGTTGCAGAAGGAATCCATCTGTCAGATGCAGTAGATGGACTTTCATTTAAAGATAAACCTGACAACCTACAGACACTAGACTTCAGAAAGGTATGTTTATGTGAATCACTGGGTAAATATTCCAAATTTGTAGCTGTAAAACTATACAACTTACAACTCTGAATGACTTGCATTTCATAAAAATAGCAAATGTTTATTGAACGTTACAGATCCATTGTACATGCAAAACTAGatttgttttatgaaacatttgtCCCCAGGATTTGTCAGAATTTGTCTTTTTCAATGAAAGTGTCCTCTGTTAGGTTAGCAGTAAGTCTGTAAatgtacaacactaaaatcagaagttATCTTCAccttttattttctctgttttaatattaactcTAGTAAAATGATCAAAGTACAGAGCGAtgaaaatttaaaagataaaaaatgaataataccAATTTATTATCTACAGGGTGCCCGTAAGTCCCTATTcatccatatgttatcatgttatgttcaattatgcatgtattataatttttttcttttttgtcagagAAATATGGACCatttaagcccatttacacttgaaaatgccTCACAGAACATGGAGTCGCATAATATTACGCaatgagaatgagggacagcacacagatacactggatacacaagatatatggatgggtagggacttagggCTACCCTGTATACTGACTGCACTAATATCAGAAAGAACCACAGTAAGTTTCATAACAGCTTCCAACTTTTCACACATCtgctttattttaagtatatggATTCATTGCTACACTTTGGATGGAACTATTCTCAGATTAATTCAAGTAACAAGCAGTAAACAACAGTGAAAATCACTAGCTGTGTCCTGTAGTATAATAACAATTAACCTTGTTTCACACTTCTTACCCCAGCTCAATTTAGTgtcattatgtgtttgtttttatttaaatgttgttaGATTAAGCTGAGAAGCTTGTACcttatacatttaatatactcATTGTGTATGCAGTGCAATTTATGTTTTAAGTTGCATTTTTCTCTGTGCCTCATTTAGTTTAACAAAACTGTAcctgtgaaatatttaatttttgatatgtatagatttttacaaatattaaatatcactCATTAGAATGACCCAAAAtcactgttatatttaaaatctAATACGGTAACAAGTCATGACATTCACACTATTACTTTGCCATAGAGAAAGTCTTAAATCACTTAATCCCTACCTGTTAGGGGGTACATACTGCAGCTAACAAGTTATCCCTGAAATTTTTGTAAATCAGTACTTTACTGTATGAACAGATTTTTTAGTGTAAGGCCTGAGGTTAAGATGCTAATTAACCTCAATATTTTATTCTGATTCATTGTTTGCTATGCTATCCAATCCTTATATATCAGTTTAAAAGTACCTTGGTGCTACTAACGAAGTTTATCTCTAAACTGAACTATTCTGTATGTGAatcttttatcacatttttttatatatttgatccTATTTCTCTTAAACTGCAGCACATTTGTTTtctcaaataatattttgtgGGAAAGGATCATAAAGTTAATTTGGAACTACTGATAAATGCAGTATTTTTATAGAAGTTGAAATTATTGttcaagaagtaaaataaatgtttaactttctcATACTTACCTGTGGATTAAACATTCTTTGAATGCATTCTTCTAAATGGAGCTTTCTGAAATGTtctgtaaatgtttcattatttatatgcaagtggactttgtaatatttgttttatttatgttaaaatatttcttggtTTTCTTTGAATTACATAATGTTGAAAGTAGAAATTACTATTGAAACATCAGTTTCcgtgtaataatattttgaaacatctctaatgtgactttttttttttttaagatgagAGTAAAACTGAAAAACTAGAAATTTTAGAATGGTCAAGCTGGTCATTTTACAACTTGTGTActttatggtttattttattttagttggaTACGAggcttactatattttatttatttatttgaattagaaatatttatatttccttcAGACTAATTTATTATCTATAAGGCTTGTATGTTAATCCAAAACCAGAAACTACTTATAACAGAAATGAAAGTTTTTTACCCTTCTGTAGACTTTTTCATATGTTTtccacacatttatatatatattaatcccAATAGCTGTTATTTCTATTGAccatttcagtgttttatttaattttagaacaCAATTATGAAAGTGAAAACAGAACAGTCTGATCTGCCACAAGATGAGGTTATTTCAAAGTTCAGTTACTGTAGTGATGATGTTTTAGATAGTTCAAAATATAGTGTTATgaatgtgaaaacagaaactgaatttaaagaacatttgcAACAAATTGAATTTAGGTTGGAAAGTCCTTCTGGTGAGGATAACTATCTTTCTATAAATTCATTAACACTGGCTGATAAGACATGGTTTAAATcatgataatatttaaaagttagtgAAGTATGAGAGACCTGACTCAGTTGAAGTGTATAACACCATGTTTGGAATGTTTTTGGTTCATCTCTATAGACAACTGTACAGGAGATTGAAatgaacaaatgaaaacaaaacaattgagGAAGTGTTAAAAATTACATGGATGGAAATTTTATTGTCATTCTTATTATGAAATGAAACTGGAAGAAACTTCCAGCTGACCAATGTTTATTATCTTTCTGGTTCTTAATGTATCAACTTTGTGACTAATTGTAGGTGTCATTTTCTGTTGGTTAGTGTTTAAAGTTGGACAGagaatttactataatttattttgatgtaaattattttctgGACACAGAGAGAACTGTGGATTTAGGACTTGAGTATTTTTGAACTCCCTGTTTGTAAATTTTGCATACTGAAGCCATTGACTAGAAGTCTGTGGAATATTTCATTCTATTGGTATTTGCAAAAAACTATTAATGTTAAAGAACATGATAAGAGTATTAAGTATTAGAAGATTTATTGATTATAAGTGATTTGAAGTAAGAAGGTATTTTAAGAATCAATCCATGAAATTACTGTCTGAAAATAATGCTGATTGTTGTGACACTATAACAACATactttcaaagttaattttagaCTTTGTTTATAGTAAATTACTTTTTCAGAATGTTCTGTTACTTGCATTTTGTGTTTGTATCAACATGTAAGTTATGGAGAGAATTTTTATAAAGTGTGAAACTATGAAAAATGCatcataattgtttttaactattaatattttgatatttatgtttgtgttatttgtgttactattaaaattaattcagaatTTCATCAAATAAATGAATGTAATAATTATGTTTGTCGTATCTTATGTTTTGATTTTAGATATAAACACCTTTTGTGGAAGTCGATTTTCTGATAATCTTGTCTTAAAAGAAGATTCCTTAAGAGAAGTCGCAGAACCAACAGTGATGTTTGTggagaaacaaatttaaatgaaaataatctaAACGAACTTGTGGACAACACTTAGAACATTGGATAATATAACACTACAAAACAGGATACGAACTAATAGAAATCATTTATTTCTGTAGTTTGTGGAGAAAAACTTCAGAAGAAATAGTCTCTACCAAGAACACATTAAGGAGATACTttacagttgttttgtttgtggAAAACAAAATACAGCAGTTAGATTCAAATAGCATAAAAGTTTACATTATGGAAAAACCttaccattgtgtagtttgtgaaaaacagtttgtaaGTAACAGTAAGCTGAAAATGCATCAAAGAATACATACAGCAAAGAAACTTTACAATTGTGAAATCTGTGGAAAATGCTTTGGAGCAAATAGTGAATTAAGAATACAccaaagaatacatactggggagaaaccttacacgTGTATTGTGTGTGGGAAACACTTTCGAACAAATGGCTTGTTAAATGTGCATCAAgtaatacacactggggagaaatcTTACAGTTGTATtgtgtgtggaaaacaatttgGAACAAATAGTAACTTAAAAAGGCATCTGAGGACTCATACCATGACAAAAACTTACAATTGTGTAGTttgtaaaaaacagtttttaaataacagtaacttaaaaatacatcaaagaatacacactggggaaaaaccttacagttgtatgGTGTGTGGTAAACAATTTGGaacaaatagtaatttaaaaagaCATCTGAGAACTCATACCTTGacaaaaccttacagttgtgcagTTTGTGAAAAGCAGTTTAGAACTAACAGtaacttaaaaatacatcaaataacaCATACAGGGGAGAAACCTTGTAGTTGTAAagtttgtggaaaacaatttcGATCaaatagtgatttaaaaaaacatcaaagaatacatacaGGGGAAAGACCTTACAAGTGTGAagtttgtggaaaacaatttgtAACAAGTAGTAACCTAAGGAATCATGAAAgtatacacactggggagaaaccttacagttgttcAGTTTGCTGTAAGTACTTTAGGACAAGTAATGAATTAAACATACATCAAATaatacatactggagagaaaccttacatttGTGCAGTGTGTGGGAAAAACTTTCGAACAAATGGTATGTTAAAAGTACATCAGAAAGTACACACTAGAGAGAAACCTACATTTGTGCaatttgtggaaaacagtttgtgataaatatagacaaacaaacataaaataaaccaaattgtAGAGAAACATTACAGTTGTGAAACGTAATGTGAAAaatcatgaaacaaaaaatatgaattaaaaaatcaTCTAGTAGGTTTTCTTACACTTGTGTAGTATGTGGGAAATGGTTTCAAACAAATTTTGAGTTAAAAATACATCGGAGAATACACACTAGGAGAGAACTTTACAGTTGTGTAGTGTGGAGAAAACTGTTTATGTAACTTAACTTTTGGAGAAATGTAACAGTTGTGTAGTGGCCATAATGGGAGATCTTGAACAGACTGTAGTGGAAAAATGCTGGACATATCTCTGGTGGATGATAACTGCCAGACAGAATTGTTTACCTGGCATGTGAGACAATAGGAACCTTTGTGAATCAAGTAAGTGGGTAccttttaaaactttacatttctcaAAGTTGACTGAACCCTTGATATTTGGGGTCTTATCTTACTGTATGATGAGTTGCCGTGAGTAATTTGTTCCCAGGAACCACCAATAACTGattattattaacaatgtaaCTGGTAGCATCTCAACCTGTCATTGGTTGAGATTCCAAAAGTGAGCGAAGAACAACTAATGATATGAATGTAACAGGATGCACCTGGGTTTATTATATCAGCATTGAGCTTTCCTTGTATTTATCATACTTGGTTTAACAAAGACATGTCTTAAGATAAATAGATATTCTGAATCAGATAATGATACTGCAGAAGTAGCCATCCATTCGTTTGTTAATCAGACATGGTGTGTGTTCTTTTGTTTAATACTACCAATAAAGATTTCTTTCAGACTTGTccagtgtttttatttcttacacaaTAAAACTCACCCAAGTTGTCCAATACAGATTACTGATGTTTGATCTTGTTTTTAGAACAATTCTAATCCTTATGTGTCAGTCACATAAGAATATCACATATTATAAGGAATATCAGAACTTTAAATCTGTAATGAGACTGATTTGTGTTGTGGTGGTAAAAAAACTACAGGTAAGTCATTGTGGTAAGCAAGAAAAAACTCATCTGTtaacaaaagtatttaataacattaaattagGATTAGTTATTTGCATtaagttgtaattatatatacatatttaaaaataaaaacattggataGTTGCATTAACCAGTGGAAATGGTCTACCTGATAATTAAATATGGTGTAATTTCATTCTTACCCATAACATGTTTTTACTGTTAATAGTAAATTTCTATTAGAATGTTGTATGTACATATAATTGATGAACAAAAAGAGACTCTTGGGTCCATGTAGACAATCCCTTCcactaaaataaacttaaaaataaaacaaagtctaccttatcattcaaatatctaTCAAGTCTTCCATTAACTCTCTTAAAATAACTGTATCCACCACATTTGAATGCAATCCATTCCAAAGGTCAAATAGTCACTGAAGGTGACTGCCATActgccaaaatatatatttttgtttactaatCCAACCACTCTTACTAAGAAGTATGAATAAAAATTATCCATCACCACTGtgaattccaaaaaacaaatcttaatatCCTCAATCAGATTTCTCCaaacttctttttttcaagataaaacagtATTGGAGATCTTAACCTGTTTTCATGTGACACCCTTTTCATACCAGGCATCAGCCTATTAGCCTTCCTATGAACCATTTCCAACGATTCAATGTCCATCCTGAAGTAATGAAGCTAAGATAATACAGTTCTCCAATTTTACCTAATCAGTGGAGTCGTATCTTCTTTAGACTTTAATTCAATATTGCTGTaattacaacttaaaatcctGCCACTAACAATAGTATAATATTTGAACAATTTATGAGAGTATTTCACACACattagtttgattttattataattaaaagccttTTGCCATTCAATTGCcaaatgcactaaattattttgtagaGAAGCAGCATCCACACAGCCAAACAACACTCAATATcatcaaaaaatgtaaataatttattgactgtTCCCTCATTTGTGTCATTTATGTCAATCATAAATAGCAAAGATCCTAACGTGAGCTTGTAAGTTAATAAAGTTTatctgaactccatttataataaccctctgcttttttttttatctaggcAGTTTTCTATCAATGTACAAACATAACCCTCACAAGCCTTTTATGTTGCACCTTACTGAGTGATTTCAGAAATTACAGATACACCAAATGTGCACCCAAGCCCTCAATTTTATGTTATCTTTTCAAAATATCTGTAAGACAAAATTTTCCActtgtaaaattgttttgattatccaacaaaattatgttaaatgaACTTATAAAGCATTTTTTATTAGACTTTCTTATCACCAGTGTAAGAATAATAGGCCTATAATAACCGATTTAATTTTTATGACTTTATAGGAAAAGAAGAGACATGTTGGCCTACTTCCAGTTTTATAGCAACTGCCTACTATTCAAGAACTTAGAATTAGTAGCAAATGTTCACACATTTGATCCTTAACCTCTTTCAGAACCTTTTGGATAAGTTTTATCTGGCCCAAATGCTTTATGGTTCTCTAAACTTTCCAGTATTTTGTTAACAAGCTTGGAATTAATATAAACatcattttaagttttgtttccatctgttaTCTGTTCAGAGTGAGAAATATTGcttaacatttcattattaaaaactgaagtagaatttaataacccagccatttCATTGTAATTAGATATTTGTCTTTCTGTATTGTGCCTGAAAGGCCCTGTGACCATCCTGACTTTGTTTGTAGTGatatttttttagatttacaCTATCctttattcaaatttttttttcatttcctaaTTTCAGAAATGATTAACACTGTTTATTTCCCACACATCCTATTATTTAGTCAGTTTAAACTTCTTAcatgctttttttaaattttatccttCAATTTTCTTTGTGAGTCAACCTGGTTCTTTGCTTTCATTCACATTTTCTATCTGTGACAAATATGTGTaacttctgaaaataaatttctaagtaattaagataaacaaaaatCTGTGTATACCTTtctaaaatccaaggtttgatTTGAAACTACCTCATTATGCATATGTCTGATATCAAAAATAGGGACTTGGtgaacaagaaatgtggaaatAATAATAGAAGAGAAAAAAGTGCGGTATACACAATTCCATGCAGTGATTGTCCAATGATGAAAGTTTCTGAGAGTAGATGTAGGAATTAATGATCATCATACATCAAACTTGTTAGTGTTACACATAGAGAGTCATGGACAAGACGTAGAAACTTTACTTGAAGGTTATGATAACAGATTGAGATTGACCATTGAAGTTGCATAAATTGCTATGGAAGTCACCTCTAACCACACAGAAGGATTTGTTAGTCTGGCTAAGGTTACTTGTGATTAATGCAGCAAGAAGGGCAATAAGTGAAGTAATTATCAAGAGAGTACATAAGTTGCTGTCTGTATCATTCTCTCTGAAATAAGGCTTTCTGTCAAAACATAAGAGAAgtgaatacaatatttatttcattctatattttcaatgtatttcactaatgtgtTAAATGTTTCTGGTAAATAGTTGGTATAAATTGGTTTTTAAGCTATTTAAACTTACTGATACGTAAAATGCTACATCCTACCAAATTAGACATTTTTACTTTGGCCTAGAAACTGACAAAAGTacaaaatttctaataaaacCAATATAGAAATATGATCTAAGACTTTTGGAATACTTTAGGAATCCAGTTGAAACACTGGGCTGACTATTTGGATCTTAATCCAACTATTTCAGAATGTGGTTATACTGTGTTAAATtatggaatacacaaacattaacaACTACTGTCATAGAGTTAAAGGCTGCTTGAACTATTCTACATCAGTATACCTGTGAAAAAGAAGACATTCAAAAGTTATGTTTATGGAAGTCTGTCTAATACAACTACTCCCGTCTCAACTGACTTTTGTCACTTGACAAAACACATGGAACAGGCAACAAGAACCAATCAGTATGTTTAAATCTTATCTGAAAGCTAAAAAGTGGAAACAGTAAGTCTCAATAATAATGCTAAG
Coding sequences within:
- the LOC143225421 gene encoding uncharacterized protein LOC143225421, producing MEKPYHCVVCEKQFVSNSKLKMHQRIHTAKKLYNCEICGKCFGANSELRIHQRIHTGEKPYTCIVCGKHFRTNGLLNVHQVIHTGEKSYSCIVCGKQFGTNSNLKRHLRTHTMTKTYNCVVCKKQFLNNSNLKIHQRIHTGEKPYSCMVCGKQFGTNSNLKRHLRTHTLTKPYSCAVCEKQFRTNSNLKIHQITHTGEKPCSCKVCGKQFRSNSDLKKHQRIHTGERPYKCEVCGKQFVTSSNLRNHESIHTGEKPYSCSVCCKYFRTSNELNIHQIIHTGEKPYICAVCGKNFRTNGMLKVHQKVHTREKPTFVQFVENSL